One part of the Brevundimonas sp. NIBR11 genome encodes these proteins:
- the mutS gene encoding DNA mismatch repair protein MutS, translating into MNAPLSHPPKTDVPDGVTPFMAQYLAAKASQPDAILFFRMGDFYELFFKDAEVVAGAIGLTLTKRGKHLGEDIAMCGMPHHAAEGYIARLIRQGFKVAICEQMEDPAEAKKRGSKAIVRRDIVRVVTPGTLTEDSLLDARGANRLAAVTIRKGRAAVAVVELSAGAVDCVACEIGDLAATLAAFRPSEVLVTDKLFSDPELKGALDGSGGVVQALASAIAEPAAAGTRVARLYGVASLDGFGAFEEAEVSALGLIAAYLETTQAGKIPALSPPRRSGDAGFLAIDPATRLSLEIDRTQRGEREGSLLACIDRTVTSGGARALAERIARPLRNPVEINHGLDAVEWLLERRSLRRDIRDGLKASADVARAVSRLALGRGGPRDLAGIRSGLTIAEGIAGLFTVSPDPLTGPPARIVGCLDRLTLSPEVARLMLDLAEGLIVEPPHLARDGGFVRPGFRPELDASRALRDDSRRVVADLEARAVAESGVPFKIRHNAVLGYFLETTAKHAEPLFRAGPESPFIHRQTLAAQVRFTTVELSELDAKISQAGHRALAMEGETFEGWRQTVQALAMPLQAVADALAELDATAALAEWAEEVGAVRPLVDDSKVFAVEAGRHPVVEAAVKRAGDPFTPNNCRLDGDGIGCARLSIVTGPNMAGKSTFLRQNALLVVLAQGGCFVPAKSMRLGVVDRLFSRVGAGDDLARGRSTFMMEMVETAAILTQATDRSFVVLDEIGRGTATYDGLAIAWACAEALHDVNKARTLFATHYHELARLEERLDHVCNLSMKAKEWNGELVFLHEAAPGAADRSYGVQVAKLAGVPPAVVARARSVLDRLETEKAAQGRLDDLPLFALAEPAPLLMKSAIDEAVAALDPDTLSPREALEALYRLKGLAKS; encoded by the coding sequence ATGAACGCCCCCCTCTCCCATCCGCCGAAGACCGACGTCCCTGACGGCGTCACGCCGTTCATGGCGCAATATCTGGCGGCCAAGGCGTCGCAGCCGGATGCGATCCTGTTCTTCCGCATGGGCGATTTCTACGAGCTGTTCTTCAAGGACGCCGAGGTGGTCGCGGGCGCCATCGGCCTGACCCTGACCAAGCGGGGCAAGCATCTGGGCGAGGACATCGCCATGTGCGGCATGCCCCACCATGCGGCCGAGGGCTATATCGCCCGACTGATCCGCCAGGGGTTCAAGGTCGCCATCTGCGAGCAGATGGAGGATCCAGCCGAGGCCAAGAAGCGCGGATCGAAAGCCATCGTCCGGCGCGACATCGTGCGCGTGGTGACGCCGGGCACCCTGACCGAGGATTCGCTGCTGGATGCGCGGGGCGCGAACCGGCTGGCGGCGGTGACGATCCGCAAGGGCCGTGCGGCCGTGGCGGTGGTCGAGCTGTCGGCGGGGGCGGTGGATTGCGTCGCCTGCGAGATCGGCGATCTGGCCGCGACGCTGGCGGCGTTCCGGCCGAGCGAGGTTCTGGTCACCGACAAACTGTTCTCCGACCCGGAGCTGAAGGGCGCACTGGACGGGTCGGGAGGCGTGGTTCAGGCGCTCGCCTCGGCCATCGCGGAGCCGGCGGCGGCGGGGACGCGGGTCGCAAGGCTCTACGGCGTCGCCTCTCTGGACGGGTTCGGCGCGTTCGAGGAGGCGGAAGTCTCCGCGCTGGGCCTCATCGCCGCCTATCTGGAGACGACCCAGGCCGGCAAGATCCCGGCTCTGTCGCCGCCGAGGCGGTCGGGCGACGCGGGCTTCCTCGCCATCGACCCGGCGACGCGGTTGTCGCTCGAAATCGACCGGACGCAGAGGGGGGAGCGGGAGGGCTCTCTGCTCGCCTGCATCGACCGGACGGTGACCTCGGGCGGGGCGCGGGCCCTGGCCGAACGGATCGCCCGGCCGCTGAGGAATCCGGTCGAAATCAATCATGGACTGGATGCGGTCGAGTGGCTGCTGGAGCGGCGCTCGCTGCGCCGGGATATACGCGATGGGCTAAAGGCGTCGGCCGATGTGGCGCGGGCCGTGTCGCGGCTGGCTCTGGGACGCGGCGGACCGCGCGATCTGGCGGGCATCCGCTCAGGTCTGACGATCGCGGAAGGGATCGCCGGACTGTTCACGGTTTCGCCCGACCCGCTGACAGGACCGCCCGCTCGGATCGTGGGATGTCTCGACCGTCTGACCCTGTCGCCCGAGGTGGCGCGGCTGATGCTGGATCTGGCCGAGGGGCTGATCGTGGAGCCGCCGCATCTGGCGCGCGACGGCGGCTTCGTGCGGCCGGGCTTCCGGCCGGAGCTGGATGCGTCCCGGGCCCTGCGCGACGACAGCCGCCGGGTCGTGGCCGATCTGGAAGCGCGTGCCGTGGCGGAGAGCGGCGTGCCATTCAAGATCAGGCACAACGCGGTTCTGGGCTATTTCCTCGAGACCACGGCTAAGCACGCCGAACCCCTGTTCCGGGCGGGACCGGAGAGCCCGTTCATCCACCGCCAGACCCTGGCGGCCCAGGTGCGGTTCACCACCGTCGAACTGTCGGAGCTGGACGCCAAGATCAGCCAGGCCGGGCATCGGGCGCTCGCCATGGAGGGCGAGACCTTCGAGGGCTGGCGGCAGACCGTGCAGGCGCTCGCCATGCCGTTGCAGGCCGTGGCCGACGCGCTGGCTGAACTGGACGCCACGGCGGCCCTCGCCGAGTGGGCGGAAGAAGTCGGGGCGGTGCGGCCGCTGGTGGACGATTCGAAAGTCTTCGCCGTCGAGGCCGGTCGCCACCCCGTCGTCGAGGCGGCGGTGAAACGGGCGGGCGACCCCTTCACGCCAAATAACTGTCGACTGGACGGCGACGGGATCGGCTGCGCGCGCCTCAGCATCGTCACCGGGCCGAACATGGCCGGCAAGTCGACCTTCCTGCGCCAGAACGCCCTGCTGGTGGTCCTGGCGCAAGGCGGATGTTTCGTGCCGGCGAAGTCGATGCGGCTGGGCGTCGTCGATCGGCTGTTCAGTCGCGTCGGCGCCGGGGACGATCTGGCGCGCGGACGGTCCACCTTCATGATGGAGATGGTCGAGACCGCCGCCATCCTGACCCAGGCGACGGATCGCAGCTTCGTCGTGCTGGACGAGATCGGGCGCGGCACGGCGACCTACGACGGTCTGGCCATCGCCTGGGCCTGCGCCGAGGCCCTGCACGATGTGAACAAGGCCCGGACCCTGTTCGCGACCCACTATCACGAGCTGGCGCGGCTGGAGGAGCGGCTGGACCACGTGTGCAACCTCTCCATGAAGGCGAAGGAGTGGAACGGGGAGCTCGTCTTCCTGCACGAGGCGGCGCCCGGGGCGGCCGACCGCTCCTATGGCGTGCAGGTGGCGAAACTGGCGGGCGTGCCTCCGGCCGTGGTGGCGCGCGCCCGGTCTGTGCTCGACCGGCTGGAGACCGAGAAGGCGGCGCAGGGGCGGCTGGACGACCTGCCGCTGTTCGCCTTGGCGGAGCCTGCGCCCCTGCTGATGAAGTCGGCCATCGACGAGGCGGTGGCGGCGCTGGATCCAGACACACTCAGCCCCCGTGAGGCGCTGGAGGCGCTGTACCGGTTGAAGGGACTGGCGAAGTCGTGA